The Cohnella abietis genome has a segment encoding these proteins:
- a CDS encoding ABC transporter ATP-binding protein, whose translation MKTQPSTVQRLLAYALVYKYRIAGAILVLCCAVAAELGGPYIILTIIDKHLNIQTGNMEPVLKLLGLYIGLIIIAGISNFIQSYTLQSTALQIIKNIRMDIMRHVQRIPLRYFDNTPIGQVVSRIANDTEAVRELFMSFMATFIVSLFQLVGIFIALFILDARLASFTLILPPIFAVIMYVHLKYSKKYIAIMRARLSDMNAMINESIVVMPIIQAFRREKVTLEEFDVLNEDRYVNQVKQFRVFSLSSRNIVGTIGSLITASVIWYFGSAYLVEAVVSFGVFYVFIDYLGRIFNPIIGIFDQLTNAQRAFVSAEKVFAVMDMDGEEVGNADQSARPQGIVKFEDVTFAYNEGDNVLKGISFEARKGETIALVGHTGSGKSSIINLLLGFYEPGQGRITVDGVDITTLSKQALRKHMGIVLQDPYLFAGDIKFNVSLYNKGITLEQVKKALGDVGAAPFIEQLPNGYEEQVVERGSTLSSGQRQLISFARALAFDPSILILDEATASIDSETEGLIQKALKVVSEGRTTLIIAHRLSTIRDANQILVLHRGEIVERGNHDELMALGGRYFKMYQLQKGEKAVLTS comes from the coding sequence ATGAAAACCCAACCATCCACGGTGCAAAGGCTGCTTGCTTATGCACTTGTCTATAAATACAGAATTGCCGGAGCGATACTCGTGCTTTGCTGCGCAGTAGCCGCAGAGCTAGGCGGTCCCTACATTATTTTAACTATCATTGATAAGCATCTAAACATACAAACAGGGAACATGGAACCCGTATTAAAGCTGCTTGGTCTCTATATCGGACTCATTATCATTGCGGGGATAAGCAACTTTATTCAATCCTACACGTTACAATCGACGGCTTTGCAAATTATTAAAAATATACGAATGGATATTATGCGGCATGTTCAGCGTATTCCACTTAGATACTTCGATAATACGCCGATCGGTCAGGTTGTATCTCGGATTGCTAACGATACCGAGGCGGTTCGAGAATTGTTCATGAGCTTTATGGCGACCTTTATTGTTAGCTTGTTTCAGTTGGTCGGTATATTCATCGCTCTATTTATATTGGACGCTCGTTTAGCTTCCTTCACTTTAATTCTTCCGCCGATATTTGCAGTGATCATGTATGTCCATCTGAAATACTCGAAAAAATACATTGCAATTATGCGTGCCCGGCTTAGCGACATGAACGCCATGATTAACGAATCTATCGTTGTCATGCCGATCATACAAGCTTTTCGTCGGGAGAAGGTGACGTTAGAGGAATTTGACGTTCTAAATGAAGATCGTTATGTCAATCAAGTAAAACAATTCCGTGTGTTTTCCTTATCCTCGCGTAATATCGTAGGAACGATAGGTAGCTTGATCACCGCATCTGTCATCTGGTATTTTGGAAGTGCTTATCTTGTGGAAGCTGTAGTTTCCTTTGGTGTATTTTATGTCTTTATCGATTATCTGGGTAGAATATTCAATCCAATCATCGGAATATTCGATCAGCTTACGAATGCCCAGAGAGCATTCGTGTCTGCGGAGAAAGTGTTCGCCGTCATGGACATGGATGGTGAAGAGGTAGGGAACGCAGATCAGTCAGCCCGCCCGCAGGGGATTGTGAAATTTGAAGATGTAACCTTTGCATACAACGAAGGCGATAATGTATTAAAGGGAATTTCCTTTGAGGCTCGCAAAGGCGAGACGATAGCGCTAGTTGGTCATACAGGCTCCGGCAAGAGCTCTATCATCAATTTGCTGCTCGGCTTTTATGAGCCGGGGCAAGGTCGTATTACCGTAGACGGAGTCGATATTACGACGTTATCTAAGCAGGCTTTGCGTAAGCATATGGGCATCGTGCTTCAGGATCCCTACCTGTTTGCTGGAGATATCAAGTTCAACGTGAGCTTGTATAATAAGGGTATTACATTGGAGCAGGTGAAGAAGGCGCTTGGTGATGTGGGCGCAGCACCGTTTATCGAGCAGCTTCCTAATGGGTATGAGGAGCAGGTTGTGGAGCGGGGTAGCACGCTCTCTTCTGGTCAGAGGCAGCTTATCTCCTTTGCACGGGCATTAGCATTTGATCCATCTATTCTCATTCTGGACGAGGCTACCGCAAGTATAGACAGCGAGACAGAAGGATTGATCCAAAAAGCGCTCAAGGTTGTCAGTGAAGGCCGAACAACATTAATCATCGCGCATAGACTATCGACGATTCGCGATGCCAACCAAATTCTCGTGCTTCATCGCGGAGAGATCGTGGAACGAGGAAATCACGATGAGCTCATGGCTCTAGGCGGACGTTACTTTAAGATGTATCAGCTGCAAAAAGGGGAGAAGGCAGTTTTGACCTCCTAA
- a CDS encoding ABC transporter ATP-binding protein: MWSLSFVIKLKWFFKDRWWSYMIAISFMTIVSLLSMIPPKLIGDTIDAIKQGSLTSANLSQTVTLLIGLSLLIYVMVYTWITTLYGNSSLIEKLLRGRLLTHLTKMTPAFFQRNSTGQLMALATNDISAIGQTAGYGVMTLVNTLVGATVVIAMMLTFISAKLMIAALLPLPLLVVVISRLGGKVRGRFIAAQESFGKMNDHVLESISGIRVIRSYVQENHDLHAFDLMTSEVRDKNRRVSLLNSLFQPLISLIVGVSYCIGIGYGSYLVFQDEISLGQLISFNIYLGMLIWPMISFGEFINVLQRGSASADRLETALSQQADLEDTRNPVEIAVPSTIEMRSLTFTYPTANRTSLDKISFRLERGETLGIVGRTGSGKSTLLKQLLRQYSVGQEMLFISNTPVENIALDQMKRWMAYVPQEHLLLSKSIRDNIALGKPNATPEEIARAIEMASFTQDISQMPEGLDTIVGENGVMLSGGQKQRLAIARALLIDSEILLLDDSLSAVDARTESRIVHQIRQERAGKTTLITTHRLSAVSHANWILVLDEGRIKEEGTHDELMLLGGWYREQWERQQMEASLEE, translated from the coding sequence GTGTGGAGCTTGTCTTTTGTAATCAAGCTGAAGTGGTTTTTCAAAGATAGATGGTGGAGCTACATGATCGCCATTAGTTTCATGACTATTGTCAGTCTGTTATCCATGATTCCTCCTAAACTCATCGGGGATACGATTGATGCTATTAAGCAAGGCTCGCTGACCTCTGCCAATCTTAGTCAAACCGTAACCTTGTTGATTGGTCTTTCTTTGCTGATATACGTAATGGTTTATACGTGGATAACAACGCTATATGGTAATTCTTCATTGATTGAGAAGCTGCTTCGAGGACGGCTGCTGACGCATCTTACTAAGATGACACCAGCGTTCTTCCAGAGAAACAGCACCGGTCAGTTAATGGCTCTTGCGACCAATGACATCTCGGCAATCGGGCAGACAGCAGGATATGGCGTCATGACATTGGTCAATACGCTAGTGGGAGCTACAGTCGTCATTGCGATGATGCTGACCTTTATAAGTGCTAAGCTAATGATTGCTGCTTTGTTGCCCTTGCCTCTCCTGGTTGTAGTTATTAGCAGATTAGGTGGTAAAGTACGGGGGAGATTCATTGCTGCTCAGGAATCCTTTGGCAAGATGAACGACCACGTCCTAGAGTCCATCTCAGGCATCCGTGTCATTCGATCCTATGTGCAGGAAAATCATGATCTTCATGCATTTGATCTCATGACCTCCGAGGTTAGGGACAAGAATAGACGAGTATCGCTCTTAAATTCTTTGTTCCAGCCGCTGATCTCGCTAATTGTTGGTGTGAGCTATTGTATTGGAATCGGGTATGGCTCCTATCTCGTATTTCAAGACGAAATTTCATTGGGGCAGCTTATCTCCTTCAACATTTACTTAGGGATGCTGATTTGGCCAATGATTTCCTTCGGTGAATTTATTAATGTGCTCCAACGGGGCAGTGCATCAGCAGATCGTCTTGAAACTGCACTGTCACAGCAAGCCGACCTTGAGGATACGCGCAACCCTGTTGAAATCGCAGTACCGAGTACAATTGAAATGAGATCACTCACCTTCACCTATCCGACAGCCAATCGAACAAGCCTCGATAAGATTTCCTTTCGATTAGAGAGAGGGGAGACTCTCGGCATTGTCGGAAGGACAGGTAGTGGGAAAAGCACTCTTCTCAAGCAGCTATTACGGCAGTATTCAGTAGGTCAGGAGATGCTCTTTATTTCAAACACTCCGGTCGAAAATATTGCTCTTGATCAGATGAAGCGTTGGATGGCTTATGTTCCGCAGGAGCATCTTCTATTGTCTAAATCTATTCGCGATAATATTGCTCTTGGCAAGCCTAATGCTACACCGGAGGAAATCGCGCGTGCGATAGAAATGGCTTCCTTCACGCAGGATATCTCCCAGATGCCTGAAGGGTTAGATACAATCGTAGGTGAGAATGGAGTTATGCTATCTGGGGGTCAGAAGCAACGGCTTGCCATTGCACGTGCGCTGCTTATTGACTCAGAAATTTTACTGCTGGATGATTCCTTATCAGCTGTTGACGCTCGCACAGAGAGCCGGATTGTTCATCAAATTCGTCAAGAGCGTGCAGGTAAAACAACTCTAATCACGACGCACCGGTTATCAGCAGTCAGTCATGCGAATTGGATACTTGTACTGGATGAAGGGCGAATTAAAGAAGAGGGAACCCACGACGAGCTCATGCTTCTAGGAGGCTGGTACAGAGAACAATGGGAGCGCCAGCAGATGGAAGCAAGCTTAGAGGAATAA
- a CDS encoding lipocalin family protein has protein sequence MYDERGSVSIPKDAAVHPTSNVEWWYCYSFISGSRGSQYALMASFFRVGELPGIKGHYLIYSLIRLDNPQSVHRSFLDRPLTHLMTGMYLPLYFLLKPADRHTWGQYGKLLKGQLPSPHAWLKNASASSHPTVLHYDHAHLTFKDDRSQEFILRIDDPEANIEIKFTPSKRTTIVDEKGTVNGLYYYSSTQNTVSGYLHHHDGSEQVSGEGWFDHQWGRYYGLLRGEGWNWFGLQFDDGRELLISQIRTAKSTSPPTAIFILKDSALTSVNSIKLQPLRYWKSLATLVNYPVEWHISIPDYELELHVIPMFDSQEMPIIGPLQAIWEGACTFYGIDHRNRRSIRGKGFLELAGYAM, from the coding sequence ATGTATGATGAAAGAGGATCGGTATCCATTCCTAAAGATGCAGCGGTGCATCCGACTTCCAATGTGGAATGGTGGTACTGCTATTCCTTTATTTCTGGTAGCAGGGGAAGTCAATATGCGCTGATGGCATCCTTTTTCCGTGTTGGAGAGCTGCCGGGGATTAAAGGACATTATTTAATTTATTCCCTGATTCGCTTGGATAATCCACAGTCCGTTCATCGCTCATTCCTGGATCGCCCGTTAACTCATCTCATGACGGGAATGTATCTGCCCTTATATTTTCTACTCAAGCCAGCAGATAGGCACACATGGGGCCAATACGGGAAGCTACTCAAAGGTCAGCTACCAAGTCCTCATGCTTGGTTGAAGAACGCGTCCGCTAGCTCACATCCAACCGTCCTTCATTACGATCATGCTCATCTTACCTTCAAAGATGATAGGAGTCAGGAGTTTATTCTTCGTATTGACGATCCTGAAGCTAATATAGAAATCAAATTCACTCCCAGCAAAAGGACAACAATTGTTGACGAGAAAGGGACAGTGAATGGCCTTTATTACTATTCGTCTACCCAGAATACTGTTTCGGGGTACCTTCATCATCATGATGGCTCAGAGCAGGTATCCGGTGAAGGGTGGTTTGACCACCAATGGGGACGCTATTATGGGCTTCTTAGAGGCGAAGGCTGGAACTGGTTCGGGCTGCAATTTGATGACGGTCGAGAGCTGTTAATCAGCCAGATACGTACGGCAAAATCCACTTCCCCTCCTACAGCTATATTCATCCTGAAGGACAGTGCACTGACCTCTGTAAATAGCATCAAGCTACAGCCCTTGAGATATTGGAAAAGCCTAGCTACACTAGTAAACTACCCAGTGGAGTGGCACATTTCCATTCCTGATTATGAGCTTGAGCTGCATGTCATACCCATGTTCGACAGCCAAGAAATGCCGATCATCGGTCCCCTTCAGGCCATATGGGAAGGGGCCTGTACCTTTTACGGAATAGACCATCGTAACCGGAGATCTATTAGAGGGAAAGGATTCCTCGAGTTAGCCGGGTACGCTATGTAG
- a CDS encoding DUF6509 family protein, giving the protein MFTVTEYSVVLVKDPFKILAGTRYEFKLDLNIEEDDELYSEHGIYVKAIYKVEEEQGSVVNYDLIEKSTDRYLDFDMEAEEEEALAAFCKEHYSEA; this is encoded by the coding sequence ATGTTTACTGTTACAGAATACAGCGTTGTGTTAGTAAAGGACCCATTTAAGATATTAGCAGGTACAAGGTACGAATTTAAGCTGGACCTCAATATTGAAGAGGACGATGAACTATACTCCGAACATGGAATATACGTGAAGGCTATCTATAAGGTCGAGGAAGAGCAAGGCAGCGTCGTAAACTATGATTTAATTGAGAAGTCGACGGATCGTTATCTCGACTTCGACATGGAAGCTGAAGAAGAGGAAGCGCTGGCTGCTTTCTGCAAGGAGCATTACTCCGAGGCTTAG
- a CDS encoding DUF4153 domain-containing protein translates to MKKQIMGRSVAALIGAFVLAFVHQYLFYGNLPGVSYPLFVLLLYIYLFHDIRHQLLEIPWFGWFLFTVIMLLSMTYVIFNNPFFYGLNLVVIPSLVFVHLAYTRGRKKHVWWSIRIVGEAINHLIPQSLRHIPTVFRIIKVTAIRKMGIKQKSVMGKVLIGLAIALPLIVVVINLLASADGVFTRLLEAIPESLNSVSLGDSLMRFIWIIVFGVLFFGYLWGFVKPSYGKSKQVMTIEKDKVGKETAGFRIDPIILVTLLISVNIVYVLFVVVQFSYLFGAWDGVLPEGKSYAEYARSGFVELVVVSLINFVILMVTLFYEGESETGRLRRMNAVLLYILVGCSGVMLYSAYMRLVLYEEAYGYTYIRFLVHAFMIYLVILLIIAALRIRSRNIPLTKWYIFISLVAYVFMNYLGMDRVIAEKNIDRFRESGIIDAGYLSELSTDTIPLLIRFSKEEYPEMKPYLKRRFDKLVENDYRWPSFNGSRYRAIKELYPYVEAPSLK, encoded by the coding sequence ATGAAAAAACAGATTATGGGGCGTTCAGTGGCTGCGCTTATAGGGGCGTTCGTCCTAGCTTTTGTGCACCAGTATTTGTTCTATGGCAACCTGCCGGGGGTTTCCTATCCTCTATTCGTACTTCTTCTCTACATCTATCTTTTCCATGATATCAGGCATCAGCTGCTGGAAATTCCTTGGTTTGGATGGTTCCTGTTTACCGTTATTATGCTACTCTCGATGACATATGTAATATTTAATAACCCGTTTTTCTATGGACTTAATTTGGTTGTGATTCCGTCACTAGTGTTTGTACATCTTGCTTATACGCGGGGGAGGAAGAAGCACGTCTGGTGGAGCATCCGAATAGTGGGAGAAGCAATCAACCATCTCATTCCGCAAAGCCTACGCCATATTCCGACTGTCTTTCGAATTATTAAGGTGACAGCGATAAGGAAGATGGGGATTAAGCAGAAAAGTGTCATGGGGAAGGTTCTCATAGGACTTGCCATCGCACTGCCTCTCATTGTTGTCGTTATTAACCTACTAGCCTCAGCTGACGGGGTGTTCACACGTTTATTGGAGGCTATTCCGGAGTCATTGAACAGTGTCTCGCTTGGTGATAGTCTCATGAGATTTATCTGGATTATCGTTTTCGGAGTGTTATTCTTCGGTTACTTATGGGGATTTGTAAAACCCAGCTATGGGAAGAGTAAGCAAGTGATGACGATTGAGAAAGATAAGGTAGGCAAAGAAACGGCAGGCTTCAGGATTGATCCGATTATTCTGGTTACCCTGTTAATTTCGGTGAATATCGTTTACGTGCTGTTCGTAGTCGTCCAATTTTCTTATCTATTTGGGGCATGGGATGGGGTGTTACCGGAAGGTAAATCTTATGCGGAGTATGCCAGGAGTGGGTTCGTTGAGCTCGTAGTCGTTTCTCTTATTAATTTTGTCATCCTTATGGTTACTTTATTCTATGAGGGCGAATCAGAAACGGGCAGGCTGAGAAGAATGAATGCTGTGCTGCTCTATATATTGGTCGGTTGCTCAGGCGTAATGTTGTATTCTGCTTATATGCGGCTTGTTCTGTATGAAGAGGCATATGGCTATACGTATATCCGATTCCTCGTTCACGCCTTTATGATCTATCTCGTCATTCTGCTAATTATTGCGGCACTTAGAATTCGAAGCCGGAATATTCCGCTTACTAAGTGGTATATTTTCATCAGCTTGGTCGCCTATGTGTTTATGAATTACTTGGGGATGGATAGGGTTATTGCTGAGAAGAACATAGACCGCTTTAGAGAAAGTGGGATAATAGACGCGGGCTACTTAAGCGAGCTATCTACGGACACAATCCCTTTGCTTATCCGTTTTAGTAAAGAAGAGTATCCTGAAATGAAGCCGTATTTAAAAAGAAGATTCGATAAATTAGTGGAAAATGATTATAGGTGGCCGTCCTTTAACGGCTCGCGATACCGAGCAATTAAGGAGCTATACCCTTATGTAGAAGCGCCTAGCCTTAAATAA
- a CDS encoding ABC transporter substrate-binding protein, giving the protein MKLHQQYLKLHSQYGSLDSVEITLDELAHFLECTHRNATNIVRKMTECGWITWDALRGRGRRSTLKFIIQPEDIAVQSVMQAINRKEINQAIDQIRAHKHSSKLQEHLQGWLLTYFGHHSEIKSDRQIDTLRIPVRQQLHTIDPLYMNLLAESFVSSHVFDGLIRTTDKPDEILPSIAHAWEVDDSRTKWTFHLRKEVLFHHGQIMTAADVVYTFERLIRSSHRTLYSFIPKQIKSVRALNLTTVCFELEEPNELFLPFLCTSRAAIVPKDLRQLGTSRFGTTPIGTGPFKVTEMSERVCVLEVFTPYFQGRAHLDRVEIVHVPWESENGQGDPLSPFHIIHSPSAAEKTWSHIHSDTTVRKFVTCNTQKAGSLNDPTIRAHVLDSLRGKIAPLPASDGQEGLIYEHPISLQLATIPPYKQDADSLANKLELCGYSCKVVSATPEEFKGAIRLESDLILFSLFRDQDEQLRLFDLYLTIAEHVDPHTRIDIEKLLSVVKVELDPIKRSHNLNLIEQLLIKEHQLCVVSERPLPTAYLPSVRGVTFNSQGWVNLRTIWFPPTKED; this is encoded by the coding sequence ATGAAGCTGCATCAGCAGTATTTAAAGCTCCACTCTCAATATGGAAGCCTGGATTCCGTTGAGATCACTTTGGACGAGTTAGCCCATTTTCTTGAATGTACCCATCGCAATGCCACGAACATTGTACGTAAAATGACCGAGTGTGGGTGGATCACATGGGATGCTCTACGCGGTCGTGGGCGTCGTTCGACTTTGAAATTTATCATTCAACCGGAAGATATCGCAGTGCAATCCGTCATGCAGGCCATCAACAGGAAGGAAATTAACCAAGCGATAGACCAAATTAGAGCCCACAAGCATTCATCCAAGCTGCAGGAGCATTTACAAGGCTGGCTGCTCACTTATTTCGGTCACCACTCTGAGATCAAAAGCGATCGCCAGATTGATACTCTAAGAATTCCAGTTCGCCAGCAGCTTCACACCATTGATCCTTTATACATGAATTTATTAGCCGAATCGTTCGTTTCCAGCCACGTGTTTGACGGGCTTATACGAACAACGGATAAGCCCGATGAAATTTTGCCGAGCATCGCCCACGCTTGGGAAGTAGATGACAGTCGGACAAAATGGACTTTCCATCTGCGTAAGGAGGTGCTCTTTCATCATGGGCAGATTATGACTGCTGCAGATGTTGTTTACACATTCGAGCGACTAATTCGCTCTTCTCATAGAACGCTGTATAGCTTTATTCCCAAACAAATCAAGTCCGTACGCGCCCTTAATCTCACGACTGTCTGCTTTGAGCTGGAGGAGCCTAATGAGCTTTTCCTCCCTTTCCTATGCACGAGTCGCGCCGCCATTGTTCCGAAGGATCTTCGCCAGCTGGGAACCAGTCGCTTCGGGACGACACCAATAGGAACCGGTCCTTTCAAGGTCACAGAGATGAGTGAGCGTGTTTGTGTATTAGAGGTGTTCACTCCTTATTTTCAAGGAAGAGCGCATCTGGATCGAGTAGAAATTGTTCATGTCCCTTGGGAGTCTGAGAATGGACAGGGGGACCCCCTATCGCCGTTTCACATTATCCATAGTCCCTCTGCTGCCGAAAAAACCTGGAGTCACATCCATTCGGACACCACTGTCAGAAAATTCGTAACCTGTAATACGCAAAAAGCCGGATCGTTGAACGATCCGACCATTCGTGCGCACGTACTAGATAGTCTTCGGGGAAAAATAGCTCCATTGCCTGCATCAGATGGGCAAGAAGGGTTAATCTATGAGCATCCAATCAGCCTTCAGCTTGCGACCATTCCTCCATACAAGCAAGACGCAGACAGCCTCGCCAACAAGCTTGAGCTATGCGGCTATTCCTGCAAGGTCGTCTCAGCAACGCCCGAAGAATTCAAAGGGGCTATTCGACTGGAGTCTGACTTGATCCTGTTCTCCCTGTTCCGCGATCAGGATGAACAGCTCCGTCTATTCGACCTCTACTTAACAATCGCAGAGCATGTCGATCCTCACACCCGAATCGATATCGAGAAGCTATTGTCTGTCGTGAAGGTTGAGCTTGACCCCATAAAAAGATCACACAATCTAAATCTAATTGAGCAGCTCCTTATTAAAGAGCATCAGCTGTGCGTTGTGTCAGAGAGACCGCTGCCCACGGCCTATCTCCCCTCCGTTCGAGGAGTTACCTTCAACTCACAGGGCTGGGTGAATCTACGGACGATCTGGTTTCCTCCTACTAAAGAGGACTAG
- a CDS encoding nitrilase-related carbon-nitrogen hydrolase, with translation MKKLKIATTQYGLTDIHSEEQFWAGISTKIKEAAEEGSAMVVFPEYMTAHLLSVEPSMLHEEACDYLDQRTEQYIRFFKQQSQERGIAILAGTHICRGVEEEEYENKAFLFFPDGRVETQSKVHLTPEEQIRWPLVAGDALNVFDTEWGKMAILTCYDIEFPELARAAALRGAQLILCPSYTDSKHGYYRVRHCCQARAIENQIFVVLSGLVGALSEDRPQVDQGYCQAGVFTPCDIPFEADGVLQAGEVNANMTVFVEVDYHQLRENRERGAVAPFYDRRPEFYELG, from the coding sequence ATGAAAAAGCTAAAGATCGCCACAACACAATATGGTCTTACAGATATTCATTCCGAGGAGCAATTCTGGGCAGGAATATCGACGAAAATAAAAGAGGCAGCTGAAGAAGGCTCTGCGATGGTTGTATTTCCCGAATACATGACCGCACATCTTCTAAGTGTAGAGCCATCCATGCTACATGAAGAAGCTTGCGATTACTTGGATCAGCGGACGGAGCAATATATCCGGTTTTTCAAACAACAGAGTCAGGAGCGGGGCATCGCTATTCTGGCGGGGACTCACATCTGTCGGGGAGTGGAAGAGGAGGAGTACGAGAATAAGGCATTCCTTTTCTTTCCTGATGGCCGAGTTGAAACTCAAAGCAAGGTGCATCTAACTCCGGAGGAGCAGATTCGTTGGCCGCTAGTCGCTGGAGATGCTCTTAACGTATTCGATACGGAATGGGGTAAGATGGCCATCTTAACCTGCTATGATATTGAGTTCCCGGAGCTGGCAAGAGCAGCGGCACTGAGAGGGGCTCAATTAATTCTCTGTCCGTCTTACACAGATAGTAAGCATGGCTATTATCGAGTGCGTCATTGCTGTCAGGCAAGAGCGATCGAGAACCAGATCTTCGTCGTGCTCAGCGGGCTTGTTGGAGCTTTGTCAGAGGATCGTCCGCAGGTCGATCAAGGATATTGCCAGGCGGGTGTGTTTACGCCGTGTGATATTCCCTTTGAAGCCGACGGAGTGCTCCAAGCGGGTGAGGTTAATGCCAATATGACAGTATTCGTTGAGGTGGACTATCACCAGCTTCGCGAGAATCGCGAGCGCGGCGCGGTTGCGCCATTTTATGACCGTCGACCTGAGTTTTATGAGCTCGGATAA
- a CDS encoding bifunctional GNAT family N-acetyltransferase/carbon-nitrogen hydrolase family protein, producing the protein MTTDQISQFEKKIIIRNIEREDFDKIIELQNVCFPNMGPWKVDQLESHIRIFPEGQICVELDGEIIGSCSSLIVNFDDYLEQHTYSEITEKGYIRNHNPRGGNLYGMEVMVHPDFRRMKIGRRLYEARKRLAEHLNLKSIIVGGRIPGYHNFSDQMTPKEYAEEVLQQNIYDPVLTFQMMNGFTLKRIITNYLSDDADSKNFAALLEWNNIEYKPSINKTHYKMSLPVRICVIQYMMKKIDSFEEFATQCEHYVDVASDYKSDFAVFPENFTMQLLSFLDERSPSLAIRKLSTYTTNYVELFSELAVKYNVNIIGGSHFVESNNRIYNVAHLFRRDGTIEQQYKLHISPNERKWWGINGGSELGVFDTDCGKISIQLSSDIEYPELSRIVAEEGAQIIFVPFCAEDRQMFLRVKYCAQARAIENQVFIVTAGTVGNLTHVDNVDIQYAQSGIYTPADFSFPRDGIAGECSENTETVIMAEVDLETLERYRKSTDALSFRDRRTDIYSLQIRS; encoded by the coding sequence ATGACAACAGATCAAATCTCGCAATTCGAAAAGAAGATCATTATTCGCAATATTGAGCGTGAAGATTTCGATAAAATCATTGAGCTGCAAAACGTATGCTTCCCAAACATGGGTCCTTGGAAAGTGGATCAATTGGAAAGCCATATTCGAATTTTTCCTGAGGGGCAAATCTGCGTCGAGCTAGACGGAGAAATTATTGGCTCCTGCTCAAGCCTGATTGTTAATTTCGATGATTACTTGGAGCAGCATACGTATTCAGAAATTACAGAAAAAGGATATATACGCAATCATAACCCGCGCGGTGGCAACCTGTACGGGATGGAGGTTATGGTTCACCCGGATTTTCGTCGGATGAAGATTGGCAGACGTCTATATGAGGCGCGTAAGCGGCTTGCTGAGCACCTTAACCTTAAGAGTATTATCGTGGGGGGACGCATTCCAGGGTATCACAATTTCAGCGATCAAATGACACCTAAAGAATATGCAGAAGAAGTGCTTCAGCAGAATATCTATGACCCTGTGCTTACCTTCCAGATGATGAATGGTTTCACGCTGAAGAGAATCATTACCAACTATCTATCCGATGACGCAGATTCTAAGAACTTTGCTGCGCTGCTGGAGTGGAACAACATTGAATACAAGCCGAGCATTAACAAAACACATTACAAAATGTCGCTGCCTGTCCGGATTTGTGTTATTCAGTACATGATGAAGAAGATTGATTCCTTCGAGGAATTCGCCACGCAGTGCGAGCATTATGTCGATGTCGCATCCGATTATAAATCTGATTTCGCTGTCTTCCCGGAAAATTTCACGATGCAGCTGCTCTCTTTTCTCGACGAGCGCTCTCCGAGTCTAGCTATCCGGAAGCTAAGCACATACACGACGAATTACGTCGAGCTTTTCTCAGAACTAGCAGTCAAATACAATGTAAATATTATTGGCGGTTCGCATTTTGTAGAAAGTAACAACCGGATTTACAATGTGGCGCACTTATTCCGTCGAGACGGTACAATTGAGCAGCAGTATAAGCTGCATATTTCTCCGAATGAGCGCAAGTGGTGGGGCATTAACGGTGGTTCCGAGCTTGGCGTATTTGATACGGATTGTGGCAAAATATCGATTCAGCTGAGCAGTGATATCGAGTATCCTGAGCTGTCACGGATCGTTGCAGAGGAAGGCGCCCAGATCATATTCGTACCTTTCTGTGCGGAGGATAGACAGATGTTTCTCAGGGTGAAATACTGCGCTCAGGCAAGGGCGATCGAAAATCAGGTGTTTATTGTCACTGCGGGTACAGTAGGGAACCTCACCCATGTAGACAACGTAGATATTCAATATGCCCAGTCGGGCATCTATACGCCTGCAGATTTCTCATTTCCTCGTGATGGTATTGCGGGAGAATGCAGTGAAAACACGGAAACCGTTATTATGGCAGAGGTGGATCTCGAGACGCTGGAGCGATATCGTAAATCGACAGATGCTTTATCCTTCCGAGATCGCAGAACAGATATTTATTCCTTACAAATTCGTTCTTAA